Proteins encoded together in one Lutra lutra chromosome 4, mLutLut1.2, whole genome shotgun sequence window:
- the LOC125097594 gene encoding nuclear ubiquitous casein and cyclin-dependent kinase substrate 1-like codes for MSRPVRNRKVVDYSQFQESDDADEDYGRDSGPPAKKIRSSPREAKNKRRSGKNSQEDSEDSEEKDVKTKKDDSHSAEDSEDEKEDHKNVRQQRQAASKAASKQREMLMEDVGSEEEQEEEDETPFQEKDSGSDEDFLMEDDDDSDYGSSKKKNKKMVKKSKPERKEKKMPKPRLKATVTPSPVKGKGKVGRPTASKASKEKTPSPREEDEEPESPPEKKPSASPPPEKSGDEGSEDEAQSGEDLKSDDGLGRDFIKKKREKKKKKEKRGKKKKTYLR; via the coding sequence ATGTCTCGGCCTGTCAGAAATAGGAAGGTCGTTGATTATTCACAGTTTCAGGAATCTGATGATGCTGATGAAGATTATGGAAGAGATTCAGGCCCTCCAGCTAAGAAAATTCGGTCATCTCCCCGAGAAGCTAAAAATAAGAGGCGATCTGGAAAGAATTCACAGGAGGATAGTGAGGACTCCGAAGAAAAAGATGTGAAAACCAAGAAGGACGATTCTCACTCAGCAGAGGACAGcgaagatgaaaaagaagatcATAAAAATGTACGTCAGCAACGGCAGGCAGCCTCTAAAGCAGCTTCCAAGCAGAGAGAAATGCTCATGGAAGATGTAGGCAGCgaagaagaacaagaggaagaggaCGAGACGCCATTCCAGGAGAAAGATTCCGGCAGTGATGAAGATTTCCTAAtggaagatgatgatgatagtgactATGgcagttcaaaaaagaaaaacaaaaagatggtcAAGAAGTCCAAacctgagagaaaagaaaagaaaatgcccaaACCCCGGCTAAAGGCCACAGTGACGCCAAGCCCTGTGAAAGGCAAAGGGAAGGTGGGGCGCCCCACAGCTTCAAAGGCATCAAAGGAAAAGACTCCTTCTCCCAGAGAAGAAGATGAGGAACCAGAGAGCCCTCCAGAGAAGAAGCCCTCGGCAAGCCCTCCACCTGAGAAATCAGGGGACGAAGGGTCCGAAGATGAAGCCCAGTCTGGGGAGGATTTAAAAAGTGATGATGGTTTGGGgagagattttattaaaaaaaaaagagaaaaaaaaaagaaaaaagaaaaaagggggaaaaaaaagaaaacctacttaAGATAG